In one window of Helianthus annuus cultivar XRQ/B chromosome 17, HanXRQr2.0-SUNRISE, whole genome shotgun sequence DNA:
- the LOC110920919 gene encoding phytanoyl-CoA dioxygenase, with protein MKTVGTLTSEQLQFFNSQGYLVIESFSSTEDVDALRKRMDQLLHGFDCSSSASIFSTKNQQRTSDEYFYESAEKISFFFEEKAFDDDGKLKQPKELSINKVGHALHDHDSVFKKVSCSDKMSGILHSLGYKRPVIIQSMYIFKQPGIGGEVVPHQDNSFLYTDPPSCTGLWLALEDATVVNGCLWAIPGSHKDGLVRRFIRDDNGVHFDKPSPPYDQKDFVPVEVKAGSLVLIHGDLIHQSFENQSLKSRHAYSLHVVDTHGCTWAADNWIRRNVDPEPLYVS; from the exons ATGAAAACCGTCGGAACTCTAACTTCCGAACAACTCCAATTCTTCAATTCACAAG GCTATTTGGTTATTGAATCATTCTCAAGCACTGAAGATGTTGACGCGCTGAGAAAGCGCATGGATCAGTTACTCCATGGCTTCGATTGCTCTTCATCTGCTTCAATTTTCTCCACAAAGAATcag cAACGAACAAGTGATGAATACTTTTATGAGAGTGCAGAGAAGATTTCGTTTTTCTTTGAAG AGAAAGCATTTGATGACGATGGAAAGTTGAAGCAGCCGAAGGAGCTCTCCATTAACAAAGTCGGCCATG CTTTACATGATCACGATTCTGTTTTCAAAAAGGTGTCTTGCTCAGATAAAATGTCTGGCATATTACACTCACTGGGATACAAGAGGCCAGTGATCATTCAATCGATGTACATATTCAAG CAACCAGGTATTGGCGGTGAAGTTGTCCCTCACCAAGATAATTCATTTCTGTATACCGATCCACCAAGTTGCACTGGGCTATGGCTAGCCCTAGAAGATGCCACTGTTGTCAATGGTTGCTTATGGGCAATTCCCGGGTCTCACAAAG ATGGTCTTGTGAGACGATTTATCAGAGATGATAACGGTGTTCATTTTGACAAGCCATCCCCACCTTATGACCAAAAAGATTTCGTTCCTGTTGAAGTCAAAGCCGGTTCTTTGGTTCTTATTCATGGTGATCTTATCCATCAAAG CTTTGAAAATCAATCCTTAAAATCTCGACATGCTTACAGCCTCCATGTAGTAGATACTCATGGTTGCACATGGGCTGCAGACAACTG GATTAGAAGGAATGTGGATCCAGAGCCCCTTTATGTATCTTAA